One window of the Sciurus carolinensis chromosome 8, mSciCar1.2, whole genome shotgun sequence genome contains the following:
- the Dld gene encoding dihydrolipoyl dehydrogenase, mitochondrial isoform X1: MQSWSRVYCPLAKRGHFNRICHGLQGVSAMPLRTYADQSIDADVTVIGSGPGGYVAAIKAAQLGFKTVCIEKNETLGGTCLNVGCIPSKALLNNSHYYHMAHGKDFASRGIEMSEVRLNLEKMMEQKSTAVKALTGGIAHLFKQNKVVHVNGYGKITGKNQVTATKADGSTQVVDTKNILIATGSEVTPFPGITIDEDTIVSSTGALSLKKVPEKMVVIGAGVIGVELGSVWQRLGADVTAVEFLGHVGGVGIDMEVSKNFQRILQKQGFKFKLNTKVTGATKKPDGKIDVSIEAASGGKAEVITCDVLLVCIGRRPFTQNLGLEELGIELDPRGRIPVNTRFQTKIPNIYAIGDVVAGPMLAHKAEDEGIICVEGMAGGAVHIDYNCVPSVIYTHPEVAWVGKSEEQLKEEGIEYKVGKFPFAANSRAKTNADTDGMVKILGQKSTDRVLGAHILGPGAGEMVNEAALALEYGASCEDIARVCHAHPTLSEAFREANLAASFGKSINF; this comes from the exons ATGCAGAGTTGGAGTCGTGTGTACTGCCCCTTGGCCAAG AGAGGCCATTTCAATCGAATATGCCATGGCCTACAGGGAGTTTCTGCAATGCCTTTGAGAACTTACGCTGATCAGTCAA TTGATGCTGATGTAACAGTGATAGGTTCTGGTCCTGGAGGATATGTTGCTGCCATTAAAGCTGCCCAGTTAGGCTTTAAG ACAGTCTgcattgagaaaaatgaaacacttgGTGGAACTTGCTTGAATGTTGGTTGTATTCCTTCTAAG GCTTTATTGAATAACTCTCACTATTACCATATGGCCCATGGAAAAGATTTTGCATCTAGGGGAATTGAAA TGTCTGAAGTTCGCTTGAATTTAGAGAAAATGATGGAGCAGAAGAGTACTGCGGTAAAAGCTTTAACAGGTGGAATTGCCCACTTATTCAAGCAAAATAAG gttGTTCACGTCAATGGATATGGAAAGATAACTGGCAAGAATCAGGTCACAGCTACAAAAGCCGATGGCAGCACTCAGGTTGTTGATACGAAGAACATTCTTATAGCTACAGGTTCAGAAGTTACTCCTTTTCCTGGAATCACG ATCGATGAAGATACAATAGTGTCATCTACAGGtgctttatctttaaaaaaagttccAGAAAAGATGGTTGTTATTGGTGCAGGAGTAATTGGTGTAGAATTG GGTTCAGTTTGGCAACGACTAGGTGCAGATGTGACAGCAGTTGAATTTTTGGGTCATGTTGGTGGAGTTGGAATTGATATGGAGGTATCTAAAAACTTTCAACGCATTCTTCAAAAGCAAgggtttaaatttaaattgaatacAAAGGTTACTGGTGCTACCAAAAAGCCAGATGGAAAAATTGATGTTTC TATTGAAGCTGCTTCTGGTGGTAAAGCTGAAGTTATCACTTGTGACGTGCTCTTGGTTTGCATTGGTCGACGACCCTTTACACAGAATTTGGGATTAGAAGAGCTTGGAATTGAATTAGATCCTAGAGGTAGAATTCCAGTCAATACCAGATTCCAAACGAAAATTCCAAA TATCTATGCTATTGGTGATGTGGTTGCTGGTCCAATGCTGGCTCACAAAGCAGAGGATGAAGGCATTATTTGTGTTGAAGGAATGGCTGGTGGCGCTGTGCACATTGACTACAATTGCGTGCCATCGGTGATTTACACACACCCTGAAGTTGCATGGGTTGGCAAATCAGAAGAGCAGTTGAAGGAAGAG GGTATTGAGTACAAAGTTGGAAAGTTTCCCTTTGCTGCTAATAGCAGAGCTAAGACAAATGCTGACACAGATGGCATGGTGAAAATTCTTGGACAGAAATCAACCGACCGAGTACTGGGAGCACATATTCTTGGACCA GGTGCTGGAGAAATGGTAAATGAAGCTGCTCTGGCTTTGGAATATGGAGCCTCCTGTGAAGATATAGCTAGAGTCTGTCATGCACATCCG ACCTTATCAGAAGCTTTTAGAGAAGCAAATCTGGCTGCATCATTTGGCAAatcaatcaatttttaa
- the Dld gene encoding dihydrolipoyl dehydrogenase, mitochondrial isoform X2, with protein sequence MAHGKDFASRGIEMSEVRLNLEKMMEQKSTAVKALTGGIAHLFKQNKVVHVNGYGKITGKNQVTATKADGSTQVVDTKNILIATGSEVTPFPGITIDEDTIVSSTGALSLKKVPEKMVVIGAGVIGVELGSVWQRLGADVTAVEFLGHVGGVGIDMEVSKNFQRILQKQGFKFKLNTKVTGATKKPDGKIDVSIEAASGGKAEVITCDVLLVCIGRRPFTQNLGLEELGIELDPRGRIPVNTRFQTKIPNIYAIGDVVAGPMLAHKAEDEGIICVEGMAGGAVHIDYNCVPSVIYTHPEVAWVGKSEEQLKEEGIEYKVGKFPFAANSRAKTNADTDGMVKILGQKSTDRVLGAHILGPGAGEMVNEAALALEYGASCEDIARVCHAHPTLSEAFREANLAASFGKSINF encoded by the exons ATGGCCCATGGAAAAGATTTTGCATCTAGGGGAATTGAAA TGTCTGAAGTTCGCTTGAATTTAGAGAAAATGATGGAGCAGAAGAGTACTGCGGTAAAAGCTTTAACAGGTGGAATTGCCCACTTATTCAAGCAAAATAAG gttGTTCACGTCAATGGATATGGAAAGATAACTGGCAAGAATCAGGTCACAGCTACAAAAGCCGATGGCAGCACTCAGGTTGTTGATACGAAGAACATTCTTATAGCTACAGGTTCAGAAGTTACTCCTTTTCCTGGAATCACG ATCGATGAAGATACAATAGTGTCATCTACAGGtgctttatctttaaaaaaagttccAGAAAAGATGGTTGTTATTGGTGCAGGAGTAATTGGTGTAGAATTG GGTTCAGTTTGGCAACGACTAGGTGCAGATGTGACAGCAGTTGAATTTTTGGGTCATGTTGGTGGAGTTGGAATTGATATGGAGGTATCTAAAAACTTTCAACGCATTCTTCAAAAGCAAgggtttaaatttaaattgaatacAAAGGTTACTGGTGCTACCAAAAAGCCAGATGGAAAAATTGATGTTTC TATTGAAGCTGCTTCTGGTGGTAAAGCTGAAGTTATCACTTGTGACGTGCTCTTGGTTTGCATTGGTCGACGACCCTTTACACAGAATTTGGGATTAGAAGAGCTTGGAATTGAATTAGATCCTAGAGGTAGAATTCCAGTCAATACCAGATTCCAAACGAAAATTCCAAA TATCTATGCTATTGGTGATGTGGTTGCTGGTCCAATGCTGGCTCACAAAGCAGAGGATGAAGGCATTATTTGTGTTGAAGGAATGGCTGGTGGCGCTGTGCACATTGACTACAATTGCGTGCCATCGGTGATTTACACACACCCTGAAGTTGCATGGGTTGGCAAATCAGAAGAGCAGTTGAAGGAAGAG GGTATTGAGTACAAAGTTGGAAAGTTTCCCTTTGCTGCTAATAGCAGAGCTAAGACAAATGCTGACACAGATGGCATGGTGAAAATTCTTGGACAGAAATCAACCGACCGAGTACTGGGAGCACATATTCTTGGACCA GGTGCTGGAGAAATGGTAAATGAAGCTGCTCTGGCTTTGGAATATGGAGCCTCCTGTGAAGATATAGCTAGAGTCTGTCATGCACATCCG ACCTTATCAGAAGCTTTTAGAGAAGCAAATCTGGCTGCATCATTTGGCAAatcaatcaatttttaa